From one Synechococcus sp. WH 8016 genomic stretch:
- a CDS encoding DNA mismatch repair protein MutS — translation MGFDPWPLLRKRAEPGREYGLRLVIHGRSGGVVPPCFQELLIAVGELRKASVELEVLTAESPKPARRDCASQWLVPLLLLPGSHARCDVPQIRDRLRGEGVAVKPLPFLGSWEFWWFLMSRWIADVSVQHPSLALIHHPLRPGLSDRFLTSLQRRFDLPVVPFDRWDRFVVDHPTMVPLPLSLAPNRMSEALRQAGGLPSLLEDPVLRQGLIHCLAALP, via the coding sequence GTGGGTTTCGATCCGTGGCCGTTGCTACGTAAACGTGCGGAACCTGGTCGTGAGTACGGCCTGCGCTTGGTGATTCACGGCCGTTCTGGTGGAGTTGTTCCCCCCTGCTTTCAGGAGCTGTTGATTGCTGTCGGTGAGCTCCGAAAAGCCTCAGTAGAACTAGAGGTATTAACGGCGGAGAGCCCGAAGCCAGCACGGCGCGATTGTGCATCCCAATGGTTGGTGCCCCTGCTGTTGCTTCCTGGCAGCCATGCGCGCTGTGATGTTCCTCAGATTCGGGACCGGTTGAGGGGTGAGGGTGTCGCAGTGAAGCCGCTTCCGTTTCTTGGCTCTTGGGAGTTTTGGTGGTTCCTGATGTCTCGTTGGATCGCTGACGTTTCTGTCCAGCACCCCTCGCTAGCGCTGATTCACCACCCATTAAGGCCAGGGCTGTCGGATCGTTTCCTCACTTCACTGCAACGCCGCTTTGATCTGCCCGTTGTGCCCTTTGATCGTTGGGATAGGTTTGTTGTTGATCATCCAACCATGGTTCCATTACCGCTTTCGTTAGCCCCTAACCGGATGTCGGAGGCGCTGCGTCAGGCTGGCGGTTTGCCTTCTCTCCTTGAAGATCCTGTGCTCCGTCAGGGTCTGATCCATTGTCTTGCTGCATTGCCGTGA